The following are from one region of the Deltaproteobacteria bacterium genome:
- the nuoE gene encoding NADH-quinone oxidoreductase subunit NuoE, which yields MALEFSPETYKKFEETVARYPKKEAAMLPVLYLAQQEFGYIGSEAIEYVAKLMGQAPARVQSVVTFYTMYNQKPIGRHHIQVCRTLPCALRGAEKVTEYLSKKLGIKPGQTTEDKRFTLSEVECLASCGTAPMMQVNDDYYENLTDEKIDKILDGMK from the coding sequence ATGGCTTTGGAGTTTTCGCCCGAGACTTATAAGAAATTCGAGGAGACGGTTGCGCGCTATCCTAAGAAGGAAGCCGCGATGCTGCCGGTGCTTTATCTAGCGCAGCAAGAGTTCGGCTATATCGGTTCGGAGGCCATCGAATACGTCGCCAAACTGATGGGGCAGGCGCCGGCACGGGTGCAGAGTGTGGTGACTTTCTACACGATGTACAACCAGAAGCCGATCGGCCGGCACCATATTCAGGTCTGCCGTACGCTGCCGTGCGCGCTGCGCGGCGCGGAGAAGGTCACCGAGTATCTGAGCAAGAAATTGGGCATCAAGCCGGGCCAAACGACGGAAGATAAGAGGTTTACGTTATCGGAGGTCGAGTGTCTGGCCTCCTGCGGCACGGCGCCGATGATGCAAGTCAATGACGATTATTATGAGAATCTGACCGACGAGAAGATCGATAAGATTCTCGACGGAATGAAATGA
- the nuoF gene encoding NADH-quinone oxidoreductase subunit NuoF: protein MEKVLLRNIGVPDSHLLATYQSRGGYASWQKVVSSMKPEQLIEEVKASGLRGRGGAGFPTGMKWSFVPKDNPKPKYVVCNADESEPGTFKDRLLIEQDPHAIVEGTLIAAFAIQSHTSFIYIRGEMAFGAKRLEQAVQEAYGAGLMGKNVLGTGYDIDLIVHRGAGAYICGEETGLLSSLEGGRGWPKVKPPFPATHGLFGCPTVVNNVETLATLPWILERGAAAYSAMGTEKSKGTKLFSVSGHVAKPGVYEVEMGYPFKKFLEEDCGGVANGKKLKGVIPGGGSMPVLKPEELEKVNLDYESVQAAGSLLGSGGVIVMDETTCMVRAALNLGRFFAHESCGQCSPCREGVHWMEKILHRIEHGQGQKGDLDLILNVAGNIAGNTICPFGDAAAWPPGAFIRKFRDEFEAHIAAGKCTVTH from the coding sequence ATGGAAAAAGTTTTACTCCGTAATATCGGTGTTCCCGATTCTCATCTGCTGGCGACCTACCAGTCGCGCGGCGGCTATGCGTCGTGGCAAAAAGTTGTTTCGAGCATGAAGCCGGAGCAGCTGATCGAAGAAGTGAAGGCTTCAGGGCTGCGCGGCCGCGGTGGTGCTGGGTTTCCGACGGGGATGAAGTGGAGCTTCGTTCCAAAGGATAACCCGAAGCCGAAGTACGTGGTCTGCAACGCTGACGAAAGCGAGCCGGGGACGTTCAAAGATCGCTTGTTGATCGAGCAAGACCCGCACGCCATCGTCGAGGGAACTTTGATCGCGGCCTTTGCGATTCAGTCGCACACTTCGTTCATTTACATTCGCGGCGAGATGGCCTTTGGCGCCAAGCGCTTGGAGCAAGCGGTTCAAGAAGCGTATGGCGCGGGATTGATGGGCAAAAACGTTTTGGGCACGGGCTACGATATCGATTTGATCGTGCACCGCGGTGCCGGCGCTTATATCTGCGGTGAGGAGACGGGTTTGCTTTCGTCATTGGAAGGCGGCCGCGGTTGGCCCAAGGTCAAGCCGCCGTTTCCGGCGACCCATGGGTTGTTCGGCTGTCCAACCGTGGTTAACAACGTCGAGACGCTGGCGACGCTGCCGTGGATTCTCGAACGGGGCGCAGCCGCCTATTCGGCAATGGGCACTGAGAAAAGCAAAGGGACCAAACTTTTTAGCGTCAGCGGCCATGTCGCTAAACCAGGCGTGTACGAAGTCGAGATGGGCTATCCGTTCAAGAAATTTCTCGAAGAAGACTGCGGCGGTGTGGCCAACGGCAAAAAATTAAAAGGCGTCATCCCCGGCGGCGGCTCCATGCCGGTGTTAAAACCGGAGGAGTTAGAAAAAGTAAACCTCGACTACGAATCGGTTCAGGCGGCGGGCAGTCTGCTCGGTTCCGGCGGCGTCATCGTCATGGACGAAACCACCTGCATGGTGCGAGCGGCGTTGAACCTGGGCCGGTTCTTCGCGCACGAATCATGCGGCCAATGCAGCCCCTGCCGTGAAGGCGTTCACTGGATGGAGAAAATACTGCACCGCATCGAGCATGGCCAAGGCCAAAAAGGCGATTTGGATCTGATCCTCAACGTCGCCGGCAACATCGCCGGCAACACGATCTGCCCCTTCGGCGACGCCGCGGCGTGGCCGCCGGGGGCGTTTATCAGAAAATTCCGCGATGAATTCGAAGCTCATATCGCGGCAGGGAAGTGCACCGTTACGCACTAG
- a CDS encoding NADH-quinone oxidoreductase subunit D, which produces MKAEEQELPSEIMELQMGPSHPATHGTIKFNLKLEGEKVLDCDVEVGFLHRGFDKSCENATWTQVIPYTDRLNYASSLINNVGYALAVEKLIGAETPPRCQYIRVIISELARIFDHLTCCGMAASELGAITVGFYMIEAREMVTRIIENLTGARLTVTYVRIGGVKHDLPQDFAERVRATFKTIRKLLGDCDRLLSRNRIFIDRMSNIGVISRETALNYSLTGPMLRATGANYDVRKAYPYLVYDQMQFDVPVGTKGDNYDRFVCRIQELEQSMRIVEQGLEQLPVGPVWIDDPRFVLPEKEKVYGSIEGLMHHFKIIMEGIKVPPGETYTAVEGGNGELGFYIVSDGGGKPYRVRVRPPCFIAMGAFPEMIKGYMIADIVPTFGMVNMIGGECDR; this is translated from the coding sequence CTCGAAGGTGAGAAAGTGCTCGACTGCGACGTCGAAGTCGGCTTTCTGCACCGCGGCTTCGACAAGAGCTGCGAGAACGCGACCTGGACCCAGGTCATTCCTTACACCGACCGACTCAATTACGCCTCGTCGCTGATCAATAACGTCGGCTATGCCCTGGCTGTGGAAAAACTGATCGGCGCCGAGACGCCGCCGCGCTGCCAATACATTCGCGTCATCATCAGCGAGCTGGCGCGGATCTTCGATCATCTCACCTGCTGCGGCATGGCGGCGTCGGAGTTGGGCGCCATCACGGTCGGGTTCTATATGATCGAGGCGCGCGAGATGGTCACGCGCATCATCGAGAATTTGACCGGCGCGCGCCTGACGGTGACTTATGTGCGCATCGGCGGCGTGAAGCACGATCTACCGCAGGATTTCGCTGAGCGGGTCAGGGCAACTTTCAAGACCATTCGCAAATTGCTCGGCGACTGCGACCGGCTGCTGTCGCGCAACCGGATCTTCATCGACCGCATGTCGAACATCGGCGTCATCTCGCGTGAGACGGCGTTGAATTATAGCTTGACCGGTCCCATGCTGCGCGCCACCGGCGCCAACTACGATGTGCGCAAAGCGTATCCGTATCTCGTTTACGACCAGATGCAGTTCGATGTGCCGGTGGGCACCAAGGGCGACAACTACGATCGCTTCGTTTGCCGCATTCAAGAGCTCGAACAGAGCATGCGCATCGTCGAACAGGGCCTGGAGCAATTGCCGGTGGGACCGGTGTGGATCGACGATCCGCGCTTTGTCCTGCCGGAGAAAGAAAAAGTTTACGGCAGCATCGAAGGACTGATGCATCATTTCAAGATCATCATGGAGGGCATCAAAGTGCCCCCCGGGGAAACTTATACGGCCGTCGAGGGCGGCAATGGCGAGCTCGGCTTTTATATCGTCAGCGACGGCGGCGGCAAGCCCTATCGCGTGCGCGTGCGCCCGCCCTGCTTTATCGCCATGGGGGCTTTTCCGGAAATGATCAAGGGCTACATGATCGCCGATATCGTGCCGACCTTCGGCATGGTGAATATGATCGGCGGGGAATGCGACCGGTAA